The DNA region CTTCACCGGGGGCCGCAAGCTCCGGGTGAACGTCAGCCCCAGCGTCGAGCTCGAAGAGCTCAGGCGCGGCCAGGAAGTGATGCTCAACGAAGCTCTCAACGTGGTCGAGGCCATGGAGTACGAGAGCGTCGGCGACATCGTCACCCTCAAGGAGATCCTCGAGGACGGTGAGCGCGCCCTCGTGGTCGGGCACACCGACGAGGAACGGGTGGTACGGCTAGCCGAGCCGCTGATGGATGTCACCATCCGCCCCGGCGACGCCCTGCTCCTCGAACCCCGCTCCGGCTATGTCTACGAGGTCGTTCCCAAGAGCGAGGTCGAGGAACTCGTCCTCGAAGAGGTCCCGGACATCGGCTACGAGCAGATCGGCGGTCTGGGCGGCCAGATCGAGATGATCCGCGACGCGGTCGAGCTCCCGTACCTCTACCCCGACCTGTTCAAGGAGCACGAACTGCGGCCGCCCAAGGGCGTACTGCTGTACGGGCCCCCCGGATGCGGCAAGACGCTCATCGCCAAGGCCGTCGCCAACTCGCTGGCCAAGAAGGTCGCCGAGGTGACCGGGCAGGCCACGGGCAAGAGCTTCTTCCTCAACATCAAGGGTCCCGAGCTCCTCAACAAGTACGTCGGTGAGACCGAGCGGCAGATCCGCCTCGTCTTCCAGCGTGCTCGTGAGAAGGCCAGCGAGGGCACCCCCGTCATCGTCTTCTTCGACGAGATGGAGTCCCTCTTCCGCACCCGTGGATCGGGCGTCAGCTCGGACGTGGAGAACACCATCGTCCCGCAGCTGCTCGCCGAGATCGACGGCGTGGAGGGCCTACAGAACGTGGTGGTGATCGGCGCCTCGAACCGTGAGGACATGATCGACCCCGCGATCCTGCGTCCCGGCCGTCTCGACGTGAAGATCAAGATCGAGCGTCCGGACGCCGAGGCGGCCAAGGACATCTTCGCCAAGTACCTCACCGAGCGCCTCCCGCTGCACTCCGACGACGTCGGCGAGCACGGCGGCAGCAAGACCACCACGGTCCAGAGCATGATCCAGACCGCCGTCGAGCACATGTACACCGAGTCCGAGGAGAACCGCTTCCTCGAGGTCACGTACGCCAACGGCGACAAGGAAGTCCTGTACTTCAAGGACTTCAACTCCGGCGCCATGATCGAGAACATCGTCGGCCGCGCCAAGAAGATGGCGATCAAGGACTTCCTCGAGCACAACCAGAAGGGTCTGAGGGTCTCCCACCTGCTCCAGGCCTGCGTGGACGAGTTCAAGGAGAACGAGGACCTGCCGAACACCACGAACCCGGACGACTGGGCCCGTATCTCCGGAAAGAAGGGCGAACGGATCGTTTACATCCGGACGCTCATCACCGGAAAGCAGGGCGCGGACACCGGACGCTCCATCGACACGGTGGCGAACACCGGTCAGTACCTGTAAAAGACAGGGTGGCTGCGGGTGCCCTTACTGGGTACCCGCAGCCGACTGTTTTCCAGGGCACAGCTGGAGCTGAGCAATGACGCAAATGATCTCCCCACCAGCGCAAAGGCGCTCTAGGCTCTTCGGTACCGCCGAGTCGCGCAGTGCGGGGACGGGCACCGCACACGCACCGGAGCGCCAGCGGTACTTGAGCGGCGTCCCCGACCGAGGACGCCGCCGGGCAAGGAGGGCCGCATGACCGTACGGCGAGTAATGGGCATCGAGACGGAGTACGGGATCTCCGTCCCCGGCCACCCCAACGCCAATGCCATGCTCACCTCGTCCCAGATCGTCAACGCCTACGCGGCGGCGATGCACCGGGCCCGGCGGGCCCGCTGGGACTTCGAGGAGGAGAACCCGCTGCGGGACGCGCGGGGCTTCGACCTCGCCCGCGAGGCCGCCGACTCCAGTCAGCTCACCGACGAGGACATCGGCCTCGCCAATGTCATCCTCACCAACGGGGCACGGCTGTACGTGGACCACGCGCACCCGGAGTACAGCTCTCCCGAGGTGACCAACCCGATGGACGCCGTCCTGTGGGACAAGGCCGGCGAGCGCATCATGGCGGAGGCCGCGGAGCGCGCGGCCCAGCTGCCCGGGGCCCAGCCGATCCACCTCTACAAGAACAACACCGACAACAAGGGCGCCTCGTACGGCACGCACGAGAACTACCTGATGAAGCGGGAGACCCCCTTCTCGGACATCGTGCGTCACCTCACGCCGTTCTTTGTCTCACGCCAGGTCGTCACCGGAGCGGGCCGCGTCGGTATCGGCCAGGACGGGCACGAGCACGGCTTCCAGCTCAGTCAGCGTGCCGACTACTTCGAGGTCGAGGTGGGCCTCGAAACCACCCTCAAGCGCCCGATCATCAACACGCGTGACGAGCCGCACGCGGACGCCGAGAAGTACCGCCGCCTGCACGTGATCATCGGCGACGCGAACCTCTCGGAGATCTCGACCTATCTCAAGCTCGGCACGACCGCCCTCGTCCTGTCGATGATCGAGGACGGCTTCATCGCCGTGGACCTCGCCGTGGACCAGCCGGTGCGCACGCTGCACCAGGTCTCGCACGACCCGACCCTCAAGCGCCTGATCACGCTCCGTAGCGGCCGGACGCTCACCGCGGTCCAGCTGCAGATGGAGTACTTCGAACTGGCGCGCAAGTACGTCGAGGAGCGGTTCGGCGCGGACGCGGACGAGCAGACCAAGGACGTGCTCACCCGCTGGGAGGACGTCCTGGGGCGCCTGGAGAGCGATCCCATGAGTCTGGCGGGCGAGCTGGACTGGGTGGCCAAGCGGGAGCTCATGGAGGGCTACCGGCGCCGTGACAGCCTCGAATGGGACGCGGCGCGGCTGCACCTGGTCGACCTCCAGTACGCCGACGTGCGCTCGGAGAAGGGCCTCTACAACCGTCTCGTGGCCCGCGGCAGGATGAAGCGCCTGCTGGACGAGACGGACGTGGAGCGGGCCCGGACGAAGCCGCCGGAGGACACGCGCGCGTACTTCCGCGGGCGCTGTCTGGAGCAGTACGCGGACGACGTGGCGGCGGCCTCCTGGGACTCGGTGATCTTCGATCTGCCGGGCCGGGACTCGCTCCAGCGGGTCCCAACCCTCGAGCCGCTTCGCGGAACGCGTAATCACGTCAAGGAGCTCCTCGACCGCTGCCGTACGGCGGAAGACCTGGTCAGGGTGCTTTCGGGCGGCTGACCGGGCCGCCGCGGCCCTCGGGCCGATGCGGCGGGGCGAGGTGGAAAGAGGCGGCGTCCGGGAATCATCGAGGTGGCCCCCGGACGTTGTAGCAACTGCGGGGCCGATGTCGGACCCTGCTTGTAGGGTCTGATCAAGAACGTCGAACCGAGCGGGGTGAGGGTTATGGCGACCAAGGACACCGGCGGCGGACAGCAGAAGGCGACGCGCAACACCGAGGAGGTCGAGGAAGCGCCCGAGGCGCAGGCATCCGAAGACCTCAAGGAGCGCCAGGAGAAGCTGTCGGACGATGTCGACTCCGTACTGGACGAGATCGACGACGTCCTCGAGGAGAACGCAGAGGACTTCGTGCGTTCCTTCGTCCAGAAGGGCGGAGAGTAACCCCGGTTGTCCGCCCCGGAGTCGGCCCGTTCCATCGGGTCGGCGCCGGGACGGATGACTGGCGTAGGTACGGGTATGGTCCGTGCACAGATTTGATGATCGGCTCGGCCGTCCCCGGCGGGCCGCCGCCTACGTGGAAGGACATCGCGTGGAAGCCAACCCTCGTAGCACCGGGCGTCTGCCGGCTGCCTTCCTGACGCCCGGCTCGTCCTCGTTCATGGACTTCCTGTCCGAACACCAGCCGGCCATCCTCCCGGGCAACCGGCAGTTGCCGCCCATGAAGGGCGTCATCGAAGCACCGCACGGGACCACGATCGTGGCCGCCACGTTCCCCGGCGGTGTCGTGCTCGCGGGTGACCGTCGGGCCACCATGGGCAACATGATCGCCCAGCGCGACATCGAGAAGGTCTTCCCGGCCGACGAGTACTCGGCGGTGGGCATCGCCGGTACGGCCGGTCTGGCCGTGGAGATGGTGAAGCTGTTCCAGCTGGAGCTGGAGCACTTCGAGAAGGTGGAGGGCGCCACGCTCTCCCTGGAGGGCAAGGCGAACCGCCTCTCCACGATGATCCGGTCCAATCTCGGCATGGCCATGCAGGGCCTGGCCGTGGTCCCGCTCTTCGCGGGGTACGACGTGGACCGCGAGAAGGGCCGCATCTTCTCGTACGACGTGACGGGCGGCCGCTCCGAGGAACACGGCTTCGCGGCCACGGGCTCCGGCTCGATCTTCGCCCGCGGCGCCATGAAGAAGCTCTACAGCAAGGACCTGACCGAAGACCAGGCCACGACGCTCGTCGTACAGGCGCTGTACGACGCGGCCGACGACGACTCGGCGACCGGTGGTCCCGATGTCGCCCGCCGGATCTACCCGATCGTCACCGTGATCACCGCAGACGGATTCCGCCGCCTCACCGACGACGAGTCCTCCGAGATCGCCCGCTCGATCCTGGAGCGGCGCCTTGAGCAGCCCGACGGCCCACGGGCCGCGCTGCTCTGACAGCGGACCTCTTGTCAAGGTGATCGAGTGACTTCCACAGAAAGGGACGGATAGCCGGTGTCGACGCCGTTCTATGTATCACCCCAGCAGGCCATGGCCGACCGGGCGGAATACGCCCGCAAGGGCATCGCCCGTGGCCGCAGCCTCGTCGTGCTGCAGTTCGCCGACGGCATCGTGTTCGTCGGCGAGAACCCGTCCCGTGCGCTGCACAAGTTCAGCGAGATCTATGACCGGATCGGTTTCGCTGCCGCAGGCAAATACAACGAATACGAGAACCTCCGGATCGGCGGCGTCCGTTACGCCGACCTCCGGGGCTACACCTACGACCGTGACGACGTGACCGCCCGTGGTCTCGCCAATGTCTACGCCCAGACGCTCGGCACGATCTTCTCGTCCGCGGCGGAGAAGCCGTACGAGGTCGAGCTGGTCGTCGCCGAGGTGGGGGAGACCCCCGAGGGCGACCAGATCTACCGCCTTCCGCACGACGGGTCGATCGTGGACGAGCATGGCTCGGTCGCGGTCGGCGGCAACGCCGAGCAGATCAGCACCTACCTGGACCAGCAGCACCAGGAGGGGATGTCGCTCGCCGAGGCGCTCAAGCTGGCCGTTCAGGCGCTGTCGCGCGACACGAACGGTACTGAGCGGGAGATTCCCGCGGAGCGGCTGGAGGTCGCGGTGCTGGACCGTACGCGGCCGCAGCAGCGCAAGTTCAAGCGGATCACCGGCCGGCAGCTCGGTCGGTTGCTGGAGGAGGGTGGGGCGTCCACGGCCGCGGAGGCCGAGGACCCGGAGGACGAGGAGTGACCTCCTCGACCTGATTGAACCTTGTGTGCCCCCGGCCTTTCGCAGGCCGGGGGCACACGGTGTTTCGGGGGCTCGGGACGGTGTGTCGGGTGCGGGTGCGTTGTGGCTGGTCGCGCCGTTCCCCGCACCCCTGGAGAGGGTCCGCCGGTGGGCAGGGTGCGGGTTGTTCCGGGCTGGTCGCGCAGTTCCCCGCGCCCCTTACGGGGCGCCTGGTGGGGCTGTGGAGCCTCGGATCACCAGGTGTACGGGGATGTCCTCGCCGGTGGGCTCGCGGGCGTTCAGGACGGCCAGGAGGGTTTCCATGCCGCGTTCGCCGAAGAGGTCGGCGTCGAGGCGGACCGTCGTGAGCTCCGGGTCCAGGGCCGTGGCGAGGGCCAGGTCGTCGAGGCCGGTGACGGAGAGGTCGTCGGGGATGCGCAGGCCCAGGCGGCGGGCGGCCTTGTAGGCGCCGGCGGCCAGTTTGTCGTCGTCGCAGACCACGGCGGTGGGACGGGGGCCGGGGGCGGCCAGGGCGGTCTCGGCGGCCGCCAGGGCGCCCTCGATGGAGATCGGGGCGGGGGCGGTGCGGAGTTCCGTGCCCGGGACCGCGGCCAGGCGTTCGGCGAGTTCACGGGCGCGAACGTCGAAGGTCCAGGACGGGATGTCAGCCGCCAGGTGCAGGAAACGGCGGTGACCGAGGCCCAGCAGGTGTTCCGCGAC from Streptomyces sp. NBC_00258 includes:
- the arc gene encoding proteasome ATPase, whose product is MAAHDDDMNRGIRPGRGSDDPSGQIAYLEQEIAVLRRKLADSPRHTRILEERIVELQTNLAGVSAQNERLAGTLREARDQIVALKEEVDRLAQPPAGFGVFLVANEDGTADIFTGGRKLRVNVSPSVELEELRRGQEVMLNEALNVVEAMEYESVGDIVTLKEILEDGERALVVGHTDEERVVRLAEPLMDVTIRPGDALLLEPRSGYVYEVVPKSEVEELVLEEVPDIGYEQIGGLGGQIEMIRDAVELPYLYPDLFKEHELRPPKGVLLYGPPGCGKTLIAKAVANSLAKKVAEVTGQATGKSFFLNIKGPELLNKYVGETERQIRLVFQRAREKASEGTPVIVFFDEMESLFRTRGSGVSSDVENTIVPQLLAEIDGVEGLQNVVVIGASNREDMIDPAILRPGRLDVKIKIERPDAEAAKDIFAKYLTERLPLHSDDVGEHGGSKTTTVQSMIQTAVEHMYTESEENRFLEVTYANGDKEVLYFKDFNSGAMIENIVGRAKKMAIKDFLEHNQKGLRVSHLLQACVDEFKENEDLPNTTNPDDWARISGKKGERIVYIRTLITGKQGADTGRSIDTVANTGQYL
- the dop gene encoding depupylase/deamidase Dop, translating into MTVRRVMGIETEYGISVPGHPNANAMLTSSQIVNAYAAAMHRARRARWDFEEENPLRDARGFDLAREAADSSQLTDEDIGLANVILTNGARLYVDHAHPEYSSPEVTNPMDAVLWDKAGERIMAEAAERAAQLPGAQPIHLYKNNTDNKGASYGTHENYLMKRETPFSDIVRHLTPFFVSRQVVTGAGRVGIGQDGHEHGFQLSQRADYFEVEVGLETTLKRPIINTRDEPHADAEKYRRLHVIIGDANLSEISTYLKLGTTALVLSMIEDGFIAVDLAVDQPVRTLHQVSHDPTLKRLITLRSGRTLTAVQLQMEYFELARKYVEERFGADADEQTKDVLTRWEDVLGRLESDPMSLAGELDWVAKRELMEGYRRRDSLEWDAARLHLVDLQYADVRSEKGLYNRLVARGRMKRLLDETDVERARTKPPEDTRAYFRGRCLEQYADDVAAASWDSVIFDLPGRDSLQRVPTLEPLRGTRNHVKELLDRCRTAEDLVRVLSGG
- a CDS encoding ubiquitin-like protein Pup, which translates into the protein MATKDTGGGQQKATRNTEEVEEAPEAQASEDLKERQEKLSDDVDSVLDEIDDVLEENAEDFVRSFVQKGGE
- the prcB gene encoding proteasome subunit beta, whose protein sequence is MEANPRSTGRLPAAFLTPGSSSFMDFLSEHQPAILPGNRQLPPMKGVIEAPHGTTIVAATFPGGVVLAGDRRATMGNMIAQRDIEKVFPADEYSAVGIAGTAGLAVEMVKLFQLELEHFEKVEGATLSLEGKANRLSTMIRSNLGMAMQGLAVVPLFAGYDVDREKGRIFSYDVTGGRSEEHGFAATGSGSIFARGAMKKLYSKDLTEDQATTLVVQALYDAADDDSATGGPDVARRIYPIVTVITADGFRRLTDDESSEIARSILERRLEQPDGPRAALL
- the prcA gene encoding proteasome subunit alpha; its protein translation is MSTPFYVSPQQAMADRAEYARKGIARGRSLVVLQFADGIVFVGENPSRALHKFSEIYDRIGFAAAGKYNEYENLRIGGVRYADLRGYTYDRDDVTARGLANVYAQTLGTIFSSAAEKPYEVELVVAEVGETPEGDQIYRLPHDGSIVDEHGSVAVGGNAEQISTYLDQQHQEGMSLAEALKLAVQALSRDTNGTEREIPAERLEVAVLDRTRPQQRKFKRITGRQLGRLLEEGGASTAAEAEDPEDEE